One part of the Arachidicoccus terrestris genome encodes these proteins:
- a CDS encoding L-ribulose-5-phosphate 4-epimerase, which yields MKKYSSIKQEAYQANMQLPALGLVLFTFGNVSVVDRSEAVFAIKPSGVPYEQLTPDKMVIVDYDGKVVEGDLRPSSDTKTHGVLYQHWENIGSVVHTHSTYATSWAQSGIDIPIFGTTHADHNTMDIPCAPPMSDEMIRGDYEYQTGFQIMDCFKERGLSYEEMEMVLVGNHAPFTWGKTADKAVYNSGVLEQVAKMALFTLQINSEAPRLKDALIRKHYERKHGDGAYYGQ from the coding sequence ATGAAAAAATATTCATCCATTAAACAAGAAGCATACCAGGCCAACATGCAGTTACCTGCATTAGGTCTGGTTTTGTTTACTTTTGGAAATGTAAGCGTCGTGGATCGAAGTGAAGCTGTGTTTGCCATTAAGCCGAGTGGCGTACCATATGAACAGCTAACGCCTGATAAGATGGTCATTGTAGACTATGATGGTAAAGTCGTAGAAGGAGATTTAAGGCCTTCTTCTGATACCAAAACCCATGGAGTGCTTTATCAGCACTGGGAAAATATCGGAAGCGTTGTACATACGCACTCTACTTATGCCACTTCATGGGCGCAGTCGGGAATAGACATTCCCATTTTTGGCACCACACACGCTGATCATAATACGATGGATATTCCCTGCGCCCCTCCCATGTCTGATGAGATGATCCGAGGTGATTACGAATATCAGACGGGTTTCCAGATTATGGATTGTTTTAAAGAACGTGGTCTAAGCTATGAGGAGATGGAAATGGTGCTGGTTGGTAATCATGCACCTTTCACCTGGGGTAAAACCGCAGATAAGGCAGTATATAATAGTGGCGTATTAGAACAGGTGGCTAAAATGGCTTTGTTTACGCTACAGATCAATAGCGAAGCGCCCAGGCTAAAAGATGCGCTGATAAGAAAACATTATGAGCGTAAACACGGAGACGGCGCGTATTACGGACAATAG